From Rhodococcus sp. B7740, one genomic window encodes:
- a CDS encoding FAD-binding and (Fe-S)-binding domain-containing protein, producing the protein MTAASVRSPVPALVQEVRELGIEIDDSDRRLAEYSYDASNYRIPPAAVVFPRNADDVSTVVSRCAAAGIAVIGRGGGTSMAGNAIGRGIVLDFSRHMNRVISVDTDSRTAVVEPGIVISELQRELVARTAGEFTFAPDPSSKTRATVGGAVGNDACGNHSVRYGRTADHTVAMDVVTADGHLLRVTRSGVAAVHSQDSAATDAAERISRELQSLAADNLALFRVELGRIPRQVSGFHLSHLLPENGFDVARALVGSEGTCAVIVSVTVAVVPVPRAALLLCLGYDDVVAAAADVTAILEFSPAAVEGIDDNIARTMEYRRGPDSVRGLPAGNAWLYVDLDGADTAEVENKAARLLEALGLLGRVKEGRIVTDPADRTALWRVREDGAGLATRLAGGAESWGGWEDAAVAPENLSAYLADLNVLLAEHDLTGVMYGHFGAGCMHVRITFDQRTDAGRRVMNDFLRAAARVVVEHGGSLSGEHGDGRARSELLPVMYSPRMLDAFARFKRIWDPGGILNPGSITDPEPMMDNLMLQGIPQREWKTTFDLHQIGTRADLDPFVHATQSCVGVGKCRTASGGVMCPSFRATGDEKDSTRGRARVLQEMVRSSPTVADGWASKDVAESLDLCLSCKACSSDCPVGVDMATYKSEFLDHHYAGRLRPLSHYSLGWLPRWLKVTKRTAPLLNRLLTPRIAALAARLGGLTTERPLPRFASAKELAREVRLGGGRDADVVLVVDTFTQGFRPEVAGAAQRVLEDSGRSTECRTDVCCGLTWISTGQLKAARAHLTKAVAALDDGTDRPIVVTEPSCAAAFRKDMPELVPTPAARRVAARVQSFAGAVIDQAAAGWVPTAEIPDSVTVQTHCHEYAVFGNATQRTALASVGIDAVREATGCCGVAGNFGFESRHFELSMAVAEQALAPALRDAEPDTPILTDGFSCHMQVRQLTGDLTGDASVHLAQILDPRSTKGPRP; encoded by the coding sequence GTGACGGCTGCTTCCGTTCGGTCCCCGGTTCCTGCACTCGTGCAGGAAGTACGCGAACTGGGCATCGAGATCGACGACTCGGATCGGCGGCTCGCCGAGTACTCCTACGACGCCTCGAACTACCGAATTCCACCTGCCGCCGTTGTGTTTCCGCGCAATGCCGATGACGTGTCCACCGTGGTTTCGCGGTGCGCCGCTGCCGGAATCGCGGTCATCGGCCGAGGCGGCGGAACGTCCATGGCGGGCAACGCGATCGGTCGCGGCATCGTGCTCGATTTCTCTCGCCACATGAATCGCGTGATCTCGGTGGACACCGACTCGCGAACGGCGGTGGTGGAACCGGGAATCGTCATCTCGGAGTTGCAGCGAGAGTTGGTGGCGCGCACAGCCGGGGAATTCACGTTCGCCCCCGACCCGTCCAGCAAGACACGCGCGACGGTCGGCGGGGCGGTCGGCAACGACGCATGCGGTAATCATTCGGTGCGCTACGGACGAACAGCGGACCACACGGTGGCGATGGACGTGGTCACCGCCGACGGGCACCTGCTTCGAGTGACTCGTAGCGGTGTGGCGGCAGTGCATTCGCAGGATTCCGCGGCAACCGATGCGGCCGAACGTATCTCGCGTGAGCTGCAGTCGCTGGCGGCGGACAACCTCGCCCTGTTCAGAGTCGAGCTGGGCCGCATACCGCGACAGGTCTCCGGATTTCACCTGTCGCATCTGCTGCCCGAGAACGGGTTCGACGTCGCTCGTGCACTCGTCGGAAGCGAGGGCACCTGCGCGGTGATCGTCTCGGTCACCGTCGCCGTCGTGCCCGTACCGCGGGCCGCGCTGTTGCTCTGCCTGGGCTACGACGACGTGGTGGCCGCCGCGGCCGACGTGACGGCCATTCTCGAGTTCTCGCCTGCCGCGGTGGAGGGTATCGACGACAACATCGCCCGGACGATGGAGTACCGCCGCGGACCGGACTCCGTCCGCGGTCTGCCCGCGGGAAACGCCTGGCTCTACGTCGACCTCGACGGTGCCGATACCGCCGAAGTGGAGAACAAGGCCGCCCGTCTGCTCGAGGCGCTCGGTCTTCTCGGCCGCGTCAAGGAGGGCCGCATCGTCACCGACCCTGCCGATCGAACAGCGCTGTGGCGAGTACGTGAGGACGGCGCGGGGCTCGCGACCCGCCTGGCCGGCGGAGCCGAGTCCTGGGGCGGCTGGGAGGACGCCGCCGTCGCACCCGAGAACCTGTCCGCCTATCTCGCCGACCTCAACGTGCTTCTGGCCGAACACGATCTGACGGGGGTGATGTACGGACACTTCGGTGCCGGCTGCATGCACGTGCGCATCACGTTCGATCAGCGCACCGACGCCGGACGACGAGTGATGAACGACTTCCTGCGCGCCGCCGCGCGGGTGGTGGTCGAGCACGGCGGCAGCCTGTCCGGTGAGCACGGCGACGGCAGGGCACGCTCGGAACTGCTGCCGGTGATGTACTCGCCCCGCATGCTCGACGCGTTCGCGCGATTCAAGCGCATCTGGGATCCCGGCGGCATCCTCAACCCGGGGTCGATCACCGATCCGGAACCGATGATGGACAACCTGATGCTGCAGGGCATCCCACAGCGGGAATGGAAGACGACCTTCGATCTGCACCAGATCGGGACGCGGGCAGACCTGGATCCCTTCGTACACGCAACTCAGTCGTGTGTCGGTGTCGGTAAATGCCGCACAGCGTCCGGAGGCGTCATGTGCCCCAGTTTCCGCGCCACGGGCGACGAGAAGGATTCGACGCGGGGTCGAGCACGAGTGTTGCAGGAGATGGTGCGCAGTTCGCCGACAGTTGCCGACGGATGGGCCTCGAAGGACGTGGCCGAATCGCTCGATCTGTGTCTGTCCTGCAAGGCCTGTTCGTCGGATTGTCCTGTCGGAGTGGACATGGCGACGTACAAGTCCGAGTTCCTCGATCATCACTACGCGGGGCGACTGCGGCCGCTCTCGCATTATTCGCTTGGCTGGTTGCCCCGCTGGCTGAAGGTGACGAAGAGAACGGCACCGTTGCTCAACCGTCTGCTCACCCCGCGCATCGCAGCACTGGCGGCTCGGCTCGGTGGGCTGACCACCGAGCGGCCGTTGCCACGATTCGCATCGGCGAAGGAACTGGCGCGAGAAGTCCGGCTCGGCGGCGGCCGCGACGCGGACGTCGTGTTGGTCGTCGACACCTTCACTCAGGGTTTTCGTCCCGAGGTCGCGGGCGCGGCTCAGCGCGTGCTCGAGGACTCGGGCCGCAGCACCGAATGCCGGACCGACGTGTGCTGTGGTCTGACCTGGATCTCGACGGGCCAGCTGAAGGCCGCCCGCGCGCACCTCACGAAAGCCGTTGCAGCACTGGACGACGGCACCGACCGGCCCATCGTCGTCACCGAACCGAGCTGCGCGGCGGCGTTCCGCAAGGACATGCCGGAGTTGGTTCCCACCCCGGCCGCGAGACGAGTCGCGGCGCGAGTACAGAGTTTCGCGGGCGCGGTGATCGATCAGGCCGCGGCCGGGTGGGTGCCCACGGCGGAGATTCCCGACTCGGTGACCGTACAGACCCACTGCCACGAATATGCGGTGTTCGGCAACGCCACCCAGCGCACGGCATTGGCCTCCGTCGGTATCGACGCGGTGCGGGAGGCCACCGGATGCTGCGGCGTGGCAGGCAATTTCGGCTTCGAGTCTCGGCACTTCGAGCTGAGCATGGCGGTCGCCGAGCAGGCCCTCGCACCGGCGCTCCGTGACGCCGAGCCGGACACCCCGATTCTGACCGACGGATTCTCCTGCCACATGCAGGTGCGTCAACTCACCGGTGACCTGACCGGTGACGCGTCCGTACACCTGGCGCAGATACTCGATCCACGTTCGACGAAAGGACCGCGGCCATGA